The following are from one region of the Populus trichocarpa isolate Nisqually-1 chromosome 8, P.trichocarpa_v4.1, whole genome shotgun sequence genome:
- the LOC7473225 gene encoding polygalacturonase 1 beta-like protein 3, with translation MHILHPITLLLSLSFVSLLNVNHAAVGSGDSPNGESPFTPKASLVRYWNKEIHTVLPKSGFFISKASPLSPVDLATFAKLASQNALSAQLPAFCSSAELFCFPDLSPSLEKHDHDSHFAIYNNKNFSNYGTDRAGGADSFKNYSDGDNIPVDSFRRYGRDAAGHGELFSSYAPDSNVVDQSFNTYGAGATGGAGEFKGYNVEVNNPNLRFVSYSDSANGKGQKFSTYTENANAGPGQAFTSYGKNGNGAPNEFSGYGTSSNVVGSDFTNYGETANGANDTFKSYGVDGNVPQNNFVNYGDGGNAGVDSFATYREKSNVGDDSFQTYAKNSNAEKANFANYGKSFNEGTDKFSGYGNGAMGQQIGFKIYGVNTTFKDYANKKGVTFAGYTSASTADASMKVNSDSVVKNNKWIEPGKFFRESMLKKGSVMPMPDIRDKMPKRSFLPRSIISKLPFSTSKIDQLKEIFHASDNSSMERIILDALEECERSPSPGETKRCAGSAEDMIDFATSVLGRNVAVRTTDNVNGSKKNIMIGSIKGINGGRVTRSVSCHQTLYPYLLYYCHSVPKVRVYEADLLDPNSKATINHGVAICHLDTSSWSPTHGAFLALGSGPGRIEVCHWIFENDMTWTIAEA, from the exons atgcatattcTTCACCCCATTACCCTTCTTCTCTCCCTTTCCTTCGTCTCATTGCTCAAT GTGAATCATGCAGCAGTTGGCAGTGGAGATTCGCCAAACGGTGAGAGCCCATTTACGCCCAAGGCATCTCTAGTTCGGTACTGGAACAAGGAGATCCACACGGTTTTACCAAAATCTGGTTTTTTCATCTCCAAAGCCTCCCCGTTGAGTCCTGTCGATTTGGCAACATTTGCTAAACTCGCCTCCCAAAATGCTCTCTCCGCTCAACTCCCAGCCTTTTGTTCCTCTGCCGAACTCTTCTGCTTCCCTGATTTGTCTCCCAGTCTTGAAAAGCATGACCATGACTCCCATTTCGCTATCTATAACAACAAGAATTTCAGCAATTACGGCACTGATCGAGCCGGTGGAGCGGACTCTTTCAAGAACTATTCCGATGGTGACAATATCCCGGTCGACTCGTTCCGCCGGTACGGCCGCGACGCCGCCGGTCACGGCGAGTTGTTTTCCAGTTATGCCCCTGACTCCAACGTTGTTGACCAGAGCTTTAACACCTATGGCGCTGGTGCGACTGGCGGCGCTGGAGAGTTCAAGGGGTACAATGTGGAGGTAAACAACCCAAATCTTCGCTTTGTTTCCTATTCTGATAGTGCTAATGGGAAGGGCCAGAAGTTCTCGACTTACACAGAGAATGCGAATGCTGGACCGGGTCAAGCTTTCACCAGTTATGGGAAGAACGGGAATGGAGCTCCCAATGAGTTCTCTGGTTATGGGACGAGCTCGAATGTGGTTGGTTCAGATTTCACCAACTATGGTGAGACTGCCAATGGGGCTAATGATACTTTCAAGTCTTACGGAGTTGATGGGAATGTTCCACAGAATAATTTCGTGAACTATGGCGATGGTGGGAATGCTGGTGTTGATAGCTTCGCCACTTACAGGGAAAAATCAAATGTTGGGGATGATTCCTTTCAAACTTATGCCAAGAATTCGAATGCAGAGAAAGCCAATTTCGCCAATTATGGAAAATCCTTCAATGAAGGGACTGATAAGTTCTCTGGCTATGGGAATGGAGCAATGGGGCAGCAGATTGGGTTCAAGATCTACGGAGTAAACACCACTTTCAAAGACTATGCCAATAAGAAGGGTGTCACTTTTGCTGGGTACACTAGCGCAAGCACTGCCGATGCTTCAATGAAGGTAAACAGTGACAGTGTGGTAAAAAACAATAAGTGGATAGAGCCCGGAAAATTCTTCCGGGAGTCGATGTTGAAAAAGGGAAGTGTGATGCCAATGCCGGACATTCGAGACAAAATGCCCAAAAGATCCTTTCTGCCTCGCTCCATCATCTCCAAACTACCCTTTTCCACCTCCAAAATTGATCAGCTAAAGGAGATTTTTCATGCTAGTGATAATTCAAGCATGGAGAGGATCATTTTGGATGCTCTTGAAGAGTGTGAGAGATCACCCAGCCCTGGCGAGACCAAGCGCTGTGCGGGCTCGGCCGAGGACATGATCGATTTTGCAACCTCTGTGTTAGGCCGCAACGTGGCTGTCCGTACGACGGATAACGTGAATGGGTCGAAGAAAAACATCATGATTGGATCGATCAAAGGGATCAACGGTGGGAGAGTGACCAGGTCAGTCTCTTGTCACCAGACCCTCTATCCTTACCTGCTCTATTACTGCCACTCTGTTCCCAAAGTTCGGGTCTACGAAGCCGATCTTTTGGATCCAAATAGCAAGGCCACGATAAATCATGGTGTTGCCATCTGCCACTTGGATACATCTTCCTGGAGCCCCACCCATGGAGCCTTTTTGGCCCTGGGTTCGGGTCCGGGCCGGATTGAGGTCTGTCACTGGATTTTTGAGAATGATATGACATGGACCATTGCCGAAgcctaa